In Populus alba chromosome 1, ASM523922v2, whole genome shotgun sequence, a single window of DNA contains:
- the LOC118056925 gene encoding uncharacterized protein, with translation MDNCFDDDSLEPLSSTSSTRSGGDNEVKAAVHQLLEEGWFFGKLLDVNSKPRMLRCYSDPSPSFDQQVLATTCPPPSGKSSSTRELLPPGNLTRAPSLPPNIGRSEEKIQETESSTSASTGMSRKLTRQLSDQVLIRKPSCVKKKEGISQVKEASHANRNRRSKTVAERQSSQHSLIRTPSLPPYIGREEMNEESESDEITMSELIRQAMPLSKDILPRQRSSKDIASETSRFPKSQGRLEKSLSNLESHEVQGFKDKKGLNPPSMVEVFAGLQEKRMYIKRNQDKVREPYPSSSWQVNSCACAPPIPVWASKDSSQDMKAQLKFWARSVASNVR, from the exons ATGGATAATTGTTTTGATGATGACTCTCTTGAGCCCTTATCATCAACGTCTAGCACAAGATCAGGTGGTGATAATGAAGTGAAAGCTGCAGTTCATCAACTTTTGGAAGAGGGTTGGTTCTTTGGCAAGTTGCTGGACGTCAACAGCAAACCAAGAATGCTCAGGTGCTATTCCGATCCTTCTCCGAGCTTCGATCAACAGGTTTTAGCAACTACTTGTCCTCCTCCGAGTGGAAAATCTTCATCCACAAGAGAATTACTCCCTCCCGGTAATTTGACTCGTGCACCGTCCTTACCACCTAATATAGGGAGAtcagaagagaaaatacaagaaaCAGAGAGCAGTACAAGTGCTAGTACTGGAATGAGCAGAAAATTGACGAGGCAATTATCAGATCAAGTCTTGATTCGAAAACCAAGTtgtgtgaaaaagaaagaaggaataaGCCAAGTGAAAGAAGCAAGTCATGCTAATAGAAATAGGAGGAGCAAAACGGTGGCGGAGAGGCAATCATCACAGCACAGCTTGATAAGAACACCATCTTTGCCACCTTATATAGGGAGGGAAGAAATGAATGAAGAGAGTGAAAGCGATGAAATTACGATGAGCGAATTGATCCGGCAAGCAATGCCTCTCTCTAAGGATATCCTGCCTCGGCAACGTAGCTCTAAG GATATTGCCTCTGAAACAAGTAGGTTCCCTAAAAGTCAAGGGCGATTAGAGAAGAGCCTGAGCAATCTTGAATCCCATGAAGTGCAAGGGTTTAAGGACAAAAAGGGCTTGAATCCACCAAGTATGGTTGAGGTATTTGCTGGTTTGCAAGAGAAGAGAATGTATATAAAGCGAAATCAAGACAAGGTGAGGGAACCTTATCCCTCAAGTTCATGGCAGGTTAACAGTTGCGCCTGTGCTCCTCCGATCCCAGTTTGGGCTTCCAAAGACTCATCACAGGATATGAAGGCGCAACTCAAGTTTTGGGCTCGATCTGTGGCATCTAACGTGCGCTAG